A genome region from Struthio camelus isolate bStrCam1 chromosome 26, bStrCam1.hap1, whole genome shotgun sequence includes the following:
- the OCLN gene encoding occludin, whose translation MFSKKPYDGPPTGYGPPGGDYGYSVRSPPPGSYYIEDVPQHFYKWTSPPGVVRILEAVVILLCITIFACVASTLAWEYGLGYGGLYGNGLGGYLGGGGYYGSGLGYGYGSSYGYGGYYGGVTNPRAANGFMIAMSVLCFLAQLGLFVASVSKASSSRSRRFYLVVIVVCAVLAFVMLIASIVYIMGVNPQAQMTGSYYYSPLLTMCNQVYNSGAYPNQYIYHYCTVDPQEAVAIVCGFLIVILLCLICFFAHKTRSKIWKYGKPNIYWDKVPVVQEGPNVEEWVKNVADGASVQDETATLAYSEKPTSPINAPPYSAPSYSYPPQNGYCPPESYASRGSLVPAAGDQPDRALSASPAEEKGKEQPSKPAARRGRRRRRNPELDESQYETDYTTAVESGDERDRDQWASLYPPIASDGTRQKYKQEFDTDLKRYKRLCAEMDSVNDRLNQLSKQLDGLAEDSPQYQDAAEEYNRLKDSKRSPDYQAKKAESKALRNKLFHIKRMVSDYDKTRG comes from the exons ATGTTCAGCAAGAAGCCCTACGACGGCCCCCCGACGGGCTACGGCCCCCCCGGGGGTGACTACGGCTACAGCGTCCGCTCGCCCCCACCGGGCTCCTACTACATCGAGGACGTGCCCCAGCACTTCTACAAGTGGACCTCGCCTCCCGGCGTGGTGAGGATCCTGGAGGCCGTCGTCATCCTGCTCTGCATCACCATCTTCGCCTGCGTGGCCTCCACCCTGGCCTGGGAGTACGGCCTCGGCTACGGCGGGCTTTACGGCAACGGCCTGGGCGGCTACTTGGGCGGCGGCGGCTACTACGGCAGCGGGCTGGGCTATGGCTACGGCTCCAGCTACGGTTACGGGGGCTACTACGGCGGCGTGACCAACCCGCGGGCGGCCAACGGCTTCATGATCGCCATGTCCGTGCTCTGCTTCCTGGCCCAGCTGGGGCTCTTCGTGGCCAGCGTGAGCAAGGCGAGCAGCTCGCGCTCCCGCCGCTTCTACCTGGTGGTGATCGTGGTCTGCGCCGTGCTGGCCTTCGTCATGCTCATCGCCTCCATCGTCTACATCATGGGCGTCAACCCCCAGGCGCAGATGACCGGCAGCTACTACTACAGCCCCTTGCTGACCATGTGCAACCAGGTGTACAACAGTGGCGCCTACCCGAACCAGTACATATACCACTACTGCACCGTCGACCCCCAGGAG gcCGTGGCGATCGTCTGCGGGTTCCTCATCGTCATTTTGCTCTGCCTCATCTGCTTCTTCGCTCACAAGACGCGGAGCAAGATCTGGAAGTACGGGAAGCCGAACATCTACTGGGACAAGGTGCCGGTGGTGCAGGAGGGCCCCAACGTGGAGGAGTGG GTGAAGAACGTGGCGGACGGGGCCAGCGTGCAGGACGAGACGGCCACGCTGGCTTACTCGGAGAAGCCGACGAGCCCCATCAACGCGCCGCCCTACAGCGCCCCGTCCTACAGCTACCCGCCGCAGAACGGCTACTGCCCCCCCGAGAGCTACGCCAGCCGCGG CTCCCTGGTGCCGGCGGCCGGCGACCAGCCCGACCGGGCGCTGAGCGCCAGCCCGGCGGAGGAGAAGGGCAAGGAGCAGCCCAGCAAGCCggcggcccgccgcggccggcggaggcggcgcAACCCCGAGCTCGACGAGTCGCAGTACGAGACCGACTACACCACGGCCGTGGAGTCCGGCGACGAGCGCGACCGGGACCAGTGGGCCAG CCTCTACCCCCCCATCGCCTCGGACGGCACCCGCCAGAAGTACAAGCAGGAGTTCGACACCGACCTCAAGCGCTACAAGCGGCTCTGCGCGGAGATGGACAGCGTCAACGACCGCCTCAACCAGCTCAGCAAGCAGCTGGACGGCCTCGCCGAGGACAGTCCCCAGTACCAG GACGCCGCCGAGGAGTACAACAGGCTGAAAGACTCGAAGCGG AGCCCCGATTACCAGGCCAAGAAGGCGGAGAGCAAAGCGCTGCGCAACAAGCTCTTCCACATCAAGCGCATGGTGAGCGACTACGACAAGACGCGCGGGTAG
- the OCEL1 gene encoding occludin/ELL domain-containing protein 1 gives MLCKGSGLSCDCSRWAQPGRAEAEQLPAAPGGAPSPAGPREPVAQSAGGTQLAGALSSRPSATSCPAESRSDCPAWKSWLRRWRWGSVLRRPPQSPLLEHRGPDRHGSPGCPQGTSGSSPAGEQGMEVEMEQGTELGTETSVPRGRPAALLASAGRLEAYSLKYGYMKSWPGLLRVLGGLELLFGGMVFACVCAYVQRDYQWYNSELLAGGPLGGASRYDGPLTPFVLVVASLAWLLSAILLGLGATTYYRSILLEAGWWPPTEAALNALLFLLYLAAAAAYINTVTLGGLCYSPLAGGPLLGVFCRVAGGQAAALVFLFITALLYLVGSLVCLKMWRHERARRHRDAPPAPTPPAARAKHIVFEDETGPPGRVTKTLAFSEEGEKLEALNCSVAPRPRAVPDYVLKYPAIQSPREREQYKAVFCDQYAEYKELHSEVCAALQKFGELDVMMCQLPWHAPSRKEQRRVVRVWCEYVKKKRDSAFLEKQERCDYLKKKLVHIKSQIREYDRTAPKGSVYF, from the exons ATGCTGTGCAAGGGATCGGGGCTGAGCTGCGACTGCAGCCG CTGGGCTCAGCCTGGGCGCGCTGAAGCGGAGCAGCTGCCGGCTGCGCCTGGGGGAGCCCCgtcgcccgccggcccccgggagCCCGTGGCCCAGTCCGCCGGCGGGACGCAGCTCGCCGGGGCGCTGAGCTCCCGGCCCTCGGCCACCTCCTGCCCTGCCGAAAGCCGCTCGGATTGCCCCGCGTGGAagagctggctgcgccgctggagGTGGGGGTCTGTGCTGCGCCGCCCACCCCAAAGTCCCTTGCTGGAGCATCGTGGGCCGGACCGGCACggcagccccggctgcccgcagggcacctccggctccagccccgctggcGAGCAGGGGATGGAGGTGGAGATGGAGCAGGGGACGGAGCTGGGGACGGAGACGTCGGTGCCGCGCGGCCGCCCGGCTGCCCTCCTCGCCTCCGCGGGCCGGCTGGAGGCGTACAGCCTCAAGTACGGCTACATGAAGTCCTGGCCTGGGCTGCtccgggtgctgggggggctggagcTGCTTTTCGGAGGGATGGTCTTCGCCTGCGTGTGCGCCTACGTCCAGCGGGACTACCAGTGGTACAACAGCGAGCTGCTGGCCGGCGGGCCCCTGGGCGGCGCGTCCCGCTACGACGGCCCGCTGACGCCCTTCGTGCTGGTGGTGgccagcctggcctggctgctcagcgccatcctgctggggctcggggccACCACCTACTACCGGAGCATCCTcctcgaggcgggctggtggccCCCGACAGAGGCGGCCCTCAACGCGCTCCTCTTCCTGCTGtacctggcggcggcggcggcgtacATCAACACCGTCACCCTCGGGGGGCTGTGCTACTCCCCCCTGGCCGGCGGCCCCCTCCTCGGTGTTTTCTGCCGCGTGGCCGGGGGCCAGGCGGCCGCCCTCGTCTTCCTCTTCATCACCGCGCTGCTCTACCTGGTCGGCAGCCTCGTCTGCCTCAAGATGTGGCGGCACGAGAGGGCCCGGAGGCACCGGGACGCCCCG CCCGCGCCaaccccgccggccgcccgggccAAGCACATCGTCTTCGAGGACGAGACGGGGCCCCCCGGGAGGGTCACCAAGACGCTCGCCTTCTCCGAGGAGGGGGAGAAGCTGGAGGCCTTGAACTGCTCCGTCGCCCCCCGGCCACGCGCGGTCCCGGACTACGTGCT AAAGTACCCGGCGATCCAGAGCCCCCGGGAGAGGGAGCAGTACAAGGCTGTCTTCTGCGACCAGTACGCGGAGTACAAGGAGCTGCACAGCGAGGTCTGCGCCGCGCTGCAGAAGTTCGGGGAGCTGGACGTGATGATGTGCCAGCTGCCCTGGCACGCGCCGAGCAGGAAG GAACAGCGCAGGGTGGTCCGTGTCTGGTGCGAGTACGTGAAGAAGAAGAGG GACTCAGCCTTCCTGGAGAAGCAGGAGCGCTGCGACTACCTGAAGAAGAAGCTAGTGCACATCAAGTCCCAGATTCGGGAGTATGACCGCACTGCCCCCAAGGGCTCCGTCTACTTCTGA